A segment of the Labrus mixtus chromosome 15, fLabMix1.1, whole genome shotgun sequence genome:
TCCTGGTTGGAACATTTTTGAGATTTTTAGAGGAGACTGAGGACATTTTAAATGGAAGTATAGTTAACACTAATTTagtaaatgaaatgtgtgtgtgtgtgtgtgtgtgtgtgtgtgtgtgtgtgtgtgtgtgtgtgtgtgtgtgtgtgtgtgtgtgtgtgtgtgtgtgtgtctgtctgtgttgtttttccatACTCCAGTGTTTTattgcacctgtgtgtgtgtgtgtggtgtttgtgttgttgtgtcggGTGGGGATCAGTACAGTCTTAGAGAAATCCTcctctcattaaaaaaaaaaaaactccaggaAGGGGAAAGAATGggagaaaccaaaacaaaacaaaattcaacatttgatagttttctctttaaaaaatagaCGTCCTGTCCGTTTGTAAATCAGTAGTTGGAAGTGTAATCCATCCGTCCGTCCTTTAGGAGTGAAATGATTGATCCAGCGGagataaataacaaaataaaaaaccttgttgttgttgtttgtagcGGGCGGGGGATGGAGGGAGCACCCTGTGGTTTCCAGTTGAAAAGagacgcacaaaaaaaaaaaaaaagacgaagaGAGAATTATGatcagtgggttttttttgccgTTCCATCAGTCCAGAAATAAAGGCAACCGCATGATGAAAACAAGGCGATGAGGTGAAGTCAGGAGCATCCACCTTTAATTGGCTCTTGAATGTTataaagggaggggagggaggtgggggggggggggtacattgGTAGAAATCCCATTAATAGTCCATGGCACTCACGTTTACTCCTCCCATTGAAATGCATTAAAATCTCCCAAGTTATCGTAGTGAGCATCTCCACCAAAcagtggaggggaaaaaaaacgtgttttggTTTCCTTCTTCTGATCAGGggtgaaaaaggaggaggaggaggtgaaggaggaggaagaggaggaggaggaagaggaagaggaagaggaggaagaggaggaggtgaaggaggaggaagaggaggtggaggaggaggaggaggaggaggaggaagaggaagaggaggaagtggaggaggaggaagtggaggaggaggtgaaggaggaggaagaggaggaggaggaggaggtggaggaggaggtgaaggaggaggaagaggaggtggaggaggtgaaggaggaggaagaggaaaaggaggaggaggaggtgaaggaggaggaagaggaagaggaggaagtggaggaggaggaagaggaggaggtgaaggaggaggaagaggaggtggaggaggtgaaggaggaggaagaggaaaaggaggaagtggaggaggaggaagaggtggaggaggaggaagaggaggaggaggaggaagaggaagaggaggaggaggaggtggaggagtgaggtagaggaagaggaggaggaggtggaggaggaagaggaggaggaggaagaggaagaggaggaagtggaggaggaggtgaaggaggaggaagaggaggaggaggaggaagaggaagaggaggaggtgaaggaggaggaagaggaggaggaggaagtggaggaggaggaagaggaggaggtgaaggaggaggaagaggaggtggaggaggtgaaggaggaggaagaggaaaaggaggaagtggaggaggaggaagaggaagaggaggaggaggaagaggaagaggaggaggaggaggtggaggaagtggaggaggaagaggaggaggaggaggaggtggaggaggaggaagtggaggaggaagaggaggaggaggaggaggtggaggaggaagtggaggaggaagaggaggaggaagaggaggaggaggaggaggtggaggaggaggaagaggaggaggaggaggaggtggaggagaaggaagaggaggtggaggaggtggtgtcTGTGTAGGACTAGGACTCAGAGGAGGTGCGTGAGCCCCCGTGAACGAGCGACTTGTAGATGCTGGAGGAGAGGAATCGTGGGTAGGAGTCCCTGTGCATCAGCGTGTAGATCTGTAGCTGGGCGTCCTCGAACGTGTGAGGCGACGGGTCCTGCATCTTCCTGTTGATCACCTCTCGAACCCGGGCGTCCAGACTCACCTGGAGACAAAGACGACCCATAAATTCAATTTATTATCAACATTTCAAAAAGGTTCATGTATGAGTCATAAAAATGAGGCTTGAGACTTGAACTGTAAGATTTTAGTAGATCTTCTTTCCAGCTTTCTACTTTCATATCTCACTTTTAAGTTCGTTGTTTTTACACCAAaatcaaaaacagcaaaacaaaatccttgtacatgaaaacagacttgGCAACAACctgactcttattttgaaaggttaGGCTTGTCTTAAAGAAGGCACAATTTCAGTTAAAACCAGATCCATACGTAGACCTGTGCCGGctaataaaaagaataaaaaaataaagtgtgagAAAGAACAAAGAAGTGATGTTTTGGAAAGCTGAAATAAAGACGTTTTCACATTTCCTGAAAACGTCGAGAGAGTTTCAGGAGGATTGTCCCTTTTCTGTAGTTTAGTGATTAATTAACATCTTAGAACGAGAACACAGAGTTAAAAACACTCAGAGCTGCCCCACGGCCACGGCAGCTATTTATACAGAAGAATGAAAAGCTTTCTTCTGTGTGTTCTTAtttaggaaacacacacagacacacacacacacacgcacacacaggcacacacacacacacacacacacacacacacacacacacacagttaggcATCCCACCAAGGTCAGACATGCAGGCAAACAGGCATGTTTCTTCTCTGCCAAACTCACACGTGTGGATATTTGTGGTttagagaatgtgtgtttgtgtgtgtttgtgtgtgtttgtgtgtgtttgcacacacaTACGTGTGTTAGTGTGCGCCTATAAAAGTCCTCAACTGCCAGAAGGTGATGAGAGCAGCAATTTATAGTTTCAGttaacacactgtacacacacacacacacacacacacacacatgcagacaactGTAATACAACACAGCACACCAGTGTCTTAaaatgccaacacacacacacacacacacacagagtcagttaTAAATAGAAGTAAAGCAGACAATGCTTCCCACAGTACTCgacagaaaaaataatttgagtgtgtgtgtgtgtgtgtgtgtgtgtgtgtgtgtgtgtgtgtgtgtgtgtgtgtgtgtgtgtgtgtgtgtgtgtgtgtgtgtgtgtgtgtgtgtgcatgctacAGTATGTCTAAGTTTAACCGCAGCAGGACTCTTTTTtgtaacttgtgtgtgtttgaactctgagcatgtgcagaacagCTGACTCATGAGAGTGTGCACTGGTGATAGattggaaaatgttttatatattaaAAGATATATTCCTATCTGTGTGTTGATAATATTTGAGACTACACAACATGAtggaaaacatcacaaaaaccATCAAATCTCAAACGTATATGTACTCGAGGACAAACCCTCAGATATAGATGTTATCACAAACTCCAAACTCCTCAAAGCTGAGGAGACATTCTGAACACAAACCCTGAGTTAAGTCGACGCTCTCTTACCTCTTTTGGCGACAATATGGAAATGTAGTCCTCGTAGATTGTGCGAGCTTTCTCCTCCACGCAGCTCTTGTTGGGTTCCTGTTTGAGGTCTTCACAGGCCAGCCAGAAGAGCATGTTCTCCTCGCTGTACTCCGTCCGCAGAAACTCCCGAAACACGTTGCGACCCGCCGGGTTCTTCATCAGCTTGTCGAAGGACTGGGACCACAGACGCATCTCCTCCGCTGAGGGTTTGGTGCTGGAGCAGAGTAGAAAAGAGAAGTTTGtttatattacatttctttatttgtcgCTAAATGACAGCGGAGCTCCTAAGTCCTGTACCAACACTGAtccaaaaagagaaatgtatgAGATCTGCAACAGAAACTGACAAACTCACACTGAATGACAGTTCTTGTGAAtggtttaaataaaggttttgaatTCTGTTTCTCTCATGAGGTTCATTTCTACcacctgtatttttttattcccaatCACAATCTCTGACTTCCCATTAAATATGTTGattaaaagcagaaaagaagATTTCATATTACTCCACACAGTGAAAAGGAAATCagaaaatatgcttttttttgtacagaacTTTTTGCTCCCCAGCTAAAGCTTCTTCCATCAACATGACGTCCTTTGGAGCTAGGCTAATTGTTGTGTGAGCTAACATGCACGTGTATACTTTGCACTCCAGactaaatgtacatttttcaaCTTGCTATATAAGAACAAACTAATTGAAGAAAAATATAGGAAATGTAGCATGTCAGCTAGCAGTTTTTGACGTGCTAACAACccaattgttgttgtttttttacatactttattcatccctgagggaaattctagtttacactgttatttagagacatgcttctcacacacttAGCACCGAATAAGAGCTGTTTGGGGtttgtgccttgctcaagggcacctcagcagaaCTTGGGAAGttacctggcacctctccagctacccgACCAACTTCCACATACCGGGATTTGAACCGTCTAGCTACCAAACCAACTTCCACATACCTGGATTTGAACCGTCTACCAAACCAATT
Coding sequences within it:
- the rgs19 gene encoding regulator of G-protein signaling 19 isoform X1, with product MCLRKRSGYRPPDLINAKIYTGPIPAERGGELAMGGGRSETSALSGTGGGRGMTTTQNSQRPNACCFCWCCCCSCSCLTVRNEEERRRQSRRKRISQDTKMETIPNCETCTKPSAEEMRLWSQSFDKLMKNPAGRNVFREFLRTEYSEENMLFWLACEDLKQEPNKSCVEEKARTIYEDYISILSPKEVSLDARVREVINRKMQDPSPHTFEDAQLQIYTLMHRDSYPRFLSSSIYKSLVHGGSRTSSES
- the rgs19 gene encoding regulator of G-protein signaling 19 isoform X3, whose protein sequence is MTDVLYTGPIPAERGGELAMGGGRSETSALSGTGGGRGMTTTQNSQRPNACCFCWCCCCSCSCLTVRNEEERRRQSRRKRISQDTKMETIPNCETCTKPSAEEMRLWSQSFDKLMKNPAGRNVFREFLRTEYSEENMLFWLACEDLKQEPNKSCVEEKARTIYEDYISILSPKEVSLDARVREVINRKMQDPSPHTFEDAQLQIYTLMHRDSYPRFLSSSIYKSLVHGGSRTSSES
- the rgs19 gene encoding regulator of G-protein signaling 19 isoform X2, with translation MCLRKRSGYRPPDLINAKIYTGPIPAERGGELAMGGGRSETSALSGTGGGRGMTTTQNSQRPNACCFCWCCCCSCSWNEEERRRQSRRKRISQDTKMETIPNCETCTKPSAEEMRLWSQSFDKLMKNPAGRNVFREFLRTEYSEENMLFWLACEDLKQEPNKSCVEEKARTIYEDYISILSPKEVSLDARVREVINRKMQDPSPHTFEDAQLQIYTLMHRDSYPRFLSSSIYKSLVHGGSRTSSES
- the rgs19 gene encoding regulator of G-protein signaling 19 isoform X4; the protein is MGGGRSETSALSGTGGGRGMTTTQNSQRPNACCFCWCCCCSCSCLTVRNEEERRRQSRRKRISQDTKMETIPNCETCTKPSAEEMRLWSQSFDKLMKNPAGRNVFREFLRTEYSEENMLFWLACEDLKQEPNKSCVEEKARTIYEDYISILSPKEVSLDARVREVINRKMQDPSPHTFEDAQLQIYTLMHRDSYPRFLSSSIYKSLVHGGSRTSSES